GTTATCGGAAACGAGGGAGGCGGAGTTTCAGAGGAAATCTTTGATGCCGCAGACAAAATTGTGAAGATACCGATGTGCGGAGAGATAGACTCTCTCAATGCAGCAGTATCTGCAGGAATAATCATGTACGAGAGCATGAGACAGAGAAAACAAGCTGAGTAATCAGTGTAATAAATTATGAAAGAGGTTTAAACTATGCAGGAAAGACTAAAGAAAATGCTCGAAGAAGCGCGTGAGCAGCTTAGCGCTGCAAACACAGAAAAAGAAGCTGAGGAAATCAGAATTCGATTTTTGGGCAAAAAGGGTCAAATTACAGAAGTACTGCGTTCGATGGGCAAGCTTGCTCCAGAGGAGAAGAAGGAACTCGGTAAGGCTGCAAATGAAGTAAAAGAGAAGATTGCTGCTGCGCTTGAGGAGAGAGCAAATGCAATCAAAGAGAGAGTGAAGCAGGAGAAACTTGCGGCTGAGACTATAGACGTGACCGAACCAGGCGTAAAGGAGAAAATCGGTGTTAAGCACCCAGTAACTCAGGTTATAGAGGAGATTACTGATATCTTCCGCAGCATGGGATATTCGGTTTACGAGGGACCAGACATTGATACGGTATTTAATACTTTTGATGGGCTAAATGCTCCAGCCACTCACCCAGCAAGGGATATGAGCGACACCTTCTACATTAGCAAGGACATCGTTATCAGACCTCATACCTCTTCAGCAGAGATTAGAGCTGAGAAGGAGTTAACACCTCCATACATGATTGTTATTCCAGGAAGATGTTATAGATGCGACACACCAGATGCAACGCATTCACATACCTTCCACCAGATAGAGATGATGGTTGTCGGAGAGGATATCACCATGGCTGACCTAAAGGGTACTCTTGACCTTATGGCAAAGAAGCTCTTTGGACCTAAGACCATGACGAAGTTCAGACCACATCACTTTCCATTTACAGAGCCGAGTGCTGAGATGGACGTATCTTGCTTTAAGTGTGGCGGAAAAGGCTGCAATGTGTGCAAGGGAAGCGGCTGGATTGAGATTCTTGGATGCGGTATGACACATCCGCATGTACATGAGGCGGGCGGCATTGATACAAACAAGTACACAGGCTTTGCTGTCGGAATGGGCGTAGAGAGAATCGCTATGCTGAAGTATGGAATTGACGATATAAGATTGCTCTATGAGAACGATACAAGATTCATTGAGCAGTTCAAATAGGAGGCGCAGATGCTAGTTTCAATAGATTGGATAAAGGATTATGTTAAGCTCGACAAGTGGCCGAAGGACAAGGAGTTCTGTGACCGCATGATCATGAGCGGATCGAATATAGAAACAATCTCATACCTTGGTGAGGGCATTGAAAATGTCAAGATTGCTAAGGTTTTGAGCATAGATAAGCACCCAGATGCTGATAAGCTAGTAGTTTGCCAGATGGATTTAGGCAAGCTTGGAAAACTTCAGATTGTAACAGGTGCAAGCAATCTCTATGTTGGGGCTTATGTCCCAGTGGCAGTTGACGGAAGCGTGGTTCCAGGACCTCTTCACGGACAGCCAAAGCAGGAGGGTGGCGTAAAGATAAGCGCAGGTGAGCTTAGAGGAGTTAAGTCTGATGGTATGATGTGCGGACCACAGGAGCTTGGAATAGCTGATAAGTGTGCACCTCTTGTATCAAAGGATGGAATCTGGCTCCTTTCAGGAAACTATGAAGATAAGCTCGGAGAGAATATCGATGAGGTTTTAGGTCTTAAGGATGCAGTTGTAGATTTTGAGATAACACCTAACAGACCTGACTGTCTTTCAATGATAGGTATGGCAAGGGAAGCTGCAGCTACATTCGGCGGAGAACTTGTATATCCTAAGACAGAATGCAACACTTTGACAGAGAAGTCATCAGACTACATACAGGTTGAGGTTAAGAGTGATCTTTGTAAGCGCTACACAACAAGAGTAATCAAAGACGTGAAGATAGAGCAGTCACCTTGGTGGCTTCAGAAGAAGCTCATTGCAGCAGGAATGAGACCTATCAACAACATCGTCGACATCACA
The nucleotide sequence above comes from Eubacterium sulci ATCC 35585. Encoded proteins:
- the pheS gene encoding phenylalanine--tRNA ligase (catalyzes a two-step reaction, first charging a phenylalanine molecule by linking its carboxyl group to the alpha-phosphate of ATP, followed by transfer of the aminoacyl-adenylate to its tRNA; forms a heterotetramer of alpha(2)beta(2); binds two magnesium ions per tetramer; type 1 subfamily), with amino-acid sequence MQERLKKMLEEAREQLSAANTEKEAEEIRIRFLGKKGQITEVLRSMGKLAPEEKKELGKAANEVKEKIAAALEERANAIKERVKQEKLAAETIDVTEPGVKEKIGVKHPVTQVIEEITDIFRSMGYSVYEGPDIDTVFNTFDGLNAPATHPARDMSDTFYISKDIVIRPHTSSAEIRAEKELTPPYMIVIPGRCYRCDTPDATHSHTFHQIEMMVVGEDITMADLKGTLDLMAKKLFGPKTMTKFRPHHFPFTEPSAEMDVSCFKCGGKGCNVCKGSGWIEILGCGMTHPHVHEAGGIDTNKYTGFAVGMGVERIAMLKYGIDDIRLLYENDTRFIEQFK